A genomic stretch from Streptomyces fungicidicus includes:
- a CDS encoding STAS domain-containing protein, which produces MTDSDQILTVTPRVTPSGPYVLDVVGELDHHTAHFLSEAVNEAPFDDHGVILDLSGLTYCDSTGITVLITAHQKSQAAGSPLVLAGVNPDQMRVLQVVGLDQVFTFRPGGAAT; this is translated from the coding sequence GTGACCGATTCGGACCAGATCCTCACCGTGACGCCCCGTGTGACTCCCTCGGGCCCCTATGTCCTGGACGTCGTGGGAGAGCTCGACCATCACACCGCCCACTTCCTGTCCGAAGCCGTCAACGAGGCCCCCTTCGACGACCACGGGGTGATACTCGACCTGTCCGGACTGACCTACTGCGACTCCACGGGCATCACGGTGCTCATCACCGCCCACCAGAAGTCGCAGGCCGCCGGCTCACCGCTCGTTCTGGCCGGGGTCAATCCCGACCAGATGCGGGTGCTGCAGGTGGTCGGCCTCGACCAGGTCTTCACCTTCCGTCCCGGCGGCGCAGCCACGTGA
- a CDS encoding phosphoketolase family protein — MSVDTHQASAPPTDEELRTLDAHWRAANYLSVGQIYLMANPLLTEPLRPEHIKPRLLGHWGTSPGLNLVHTHLNRVVRSRGLDALCVWGPGHGGPAVVANSWLEGSYTETYPDVTRDEAGMARLFKQFSFPGGVPSHVAPETPGSIHEGGELGYSLSHAYGAAFDNPGLLVTCVIGDGEAETGPLAASWHSNKFLDPVHDGAVLPVLHLNGYKIANPTVLARLPEQELRALLEGYGHEPLYVTGDDPAAVHRTMAAAMDTALDRIAAIQRAAREEGATERPRWPVIVLRTPKGWTGPAEVDGLPVEGTWRSHQVPLSAVRDNPEHLRQLEQWLRSYRPGELFDEAGAPRPDVLACVPDGPRRLGATPYANGGRLLRQLPLPPLEQYAVPVDQPGTTLHEPTRVLGGLLENVMRGTAGRRDFRLVGPDETASNRLQAVYAASGKAWQAGILDVDEDLDRHGRVMEILSEHTCQGWLEGYLLTGRHGLFSCYEAFVHIVDSMVNQHIKWLRVSRRLPWRAPIASLNYLLTSHVWRQDHNGFSHQDPGFVDHILNKSPEAVRVYLPPDANTLLSVADHALRSRDYVNVIVAGKQPCFDWLTMEQAEAHCARGAGVWQWAGTETGDREPDVVLAAAGDVPTQEVLAAAQLLRGRLPDLAVRVVNVVDIARLLPSEEHPHGMTDFEYDGLFTRDKPVIFAYHGYPWLIHRLAYRRTGHRNLHVRGYKEVGTTTTPFDMVVRNDLDRYRLVMDVVDRVPGLAVRAANLRQEMADTRLRHHDWIRAHGTDLPEVAEWSWHG; from the coding sequence ATGTCCGTCGACACGCACCAGGCGTCCGCCCCGCCGACCGACGAGGAGCTGAGGACGCTCGACGCCCACTGGCGGGCGGCGAACTACCTCTCCGTCGGCCAGATCTACCTCATGGCGAACCCCCTGCTGACCGAGCCGCTGCGCCCCGAGCACATCAAGCCGCGGCTGCTCGGACACTGGGGCACCTCTCCCGGGCTGAACCTGGTGCACACCCACCTCAACCGTGTCGTCCGCTCCCGTGGCCTGGACGCCCTGTGCGTCTGGGGTCCCGGCCACGGAGGCCCGGCGGTGGTCGCCAACTCCTGGCTGGAGGGCTCGTACACCGAGACCTACCCCGACGTCACACGGGACGAGGCGGGCATGGCGCGGCTGTTCAAGCAGTTCTCGTTCCCCGGCGGCGTGCCCAGCCACGTCGCCCCGGAGACACCGGGCTCCATCCACGAGGGCGGCGAACTCGGCTACTCCCTGTCCCACGCCTACGGGGCGGCCTTCGACAACCCCGGCCTGCTGGTGACCTGCGTCATCGGCGACGGCGAGGCGGAGACCGGACCCCTCGCCGCTTCCTGGCACTCGAACAAGTTCCTCGACCCCGTCCACGACGGCGCGGTCCTGCCGGTTCTCCACCTCAACGGCTACAAGATCGCCAACCCGACCGTGCTCGCCCGGCTCCCCGAGCAGGAACTCCGGGCGCTGCTCGAGGGCTACGGCCACGAACCCCTGTACGTCACCGGCGACGACCCCGCCGCCGTCCACCGGACCATGGCCGCGGCGATGGACACCGCCCTGGACCGCATCGCGGCGATCCAGCGGGCCGCCCGCGAGGAGGGCGCCACCGAACGGCCCCGGTGGCCGGTGATCGTGCTGCGCACCCCGAAGGGCTGGACCGGCCCCGCCGAGGTCGACGGCCTGCCCGTGGAAGGCACCTGGCGCTCCCACCAGGTACCGCTGTCCGCGGTCCGGGACAACCCCGAGCACCTGAGGCAACTGGAGCAGTGGCTGCGGTCCTACCGGCCCGGGGAACTGTTCGACGAAGCGGGCGCGCCCCGGCCGGACGTCCTCGCGTGCGTCCCCGACGGCCCCCGCAGGCTCGGAGCCACCCCGTACGCCAACGGGGGGCGGCTGCTGCGGCAGCTGCCCCTGCCCCCGCTGGAGCAGTACGCCGTGCCCGTCGACCAGCCCGGCACGACCCTTCACGAACCCACCCGGGTGCTGGGCGGACTCCTGGAGAACGTGATGCGGGGCACCGCGGGCCGACGGGACTTCCGCCTGGTCGGCCCCGACGAGACCGCCTCCAACCGGCTCCAGGCCGTCTACGCGGCGAGCGGCAAGGCCTGGCAGGCCGGGATCCTCGACGTGGACGAGGACCTCGACCGGCACGGCCGGGTGATGGAGATCCTCTCCGAGCACACCTGCCAGGGCTGGCTCGAGGGCTACCTCCTCACCGGTCGCCACGGGCTGTTCTCCTGCTACGAGGCATTCGTCCACATCGTGGACTCCATGGTCAACCAGCACATCAAGTGGCTGCGGGTCAGTCGCCGCCTGCCCTGGCGCGCCCCCATCGCCTCCCTCAACTACCTGCTCACCTCACATGTGTGGCGGCAGGACCACAACGGCTTCTCCCATCAGGATCCCGGCTTCGTCGACCACATCCTCAACAAGAGTCCCGAGGCCGTACGGGTCTATCTGCCGCCGGACGCCAACACCCTGCTCTCCGTCGCCGACCACGCGCTGCGTAGCCGGGACTACGTCAACGTGATCGTGGCCGGCAAGCAGCCCTGCTTCGACTGGCTGACGATGGAGCAGGCCGAGGCGCACTGCGCCCGCGGCGCCGGTGTCTGGCAGTGGGCCGGCACGGAGACCGGCGACCGGGAGCCGGACGTCGTGCTCGCCGCCGCCGGCGACGTCCCCACCCAGGAGGTGCTGGCCGCCGCCCAGCTGCTGCGCGGCCGTCTGCCGGACCTGGCGGTCCGGGTCGTCAACGTCGTCGACATCGCCCGGCTGCTGCCCAGCGAGGAACACCCGCACGGCATGACCGACTTCGAGTACGACGGCCTCTTCACCCGGGACAAGCCCGTGATCTTCGCCTATCACGGCTATCCCTGGCTGATCCACCGCCTGGCCTACCGCCGCACCGGCCACCGGAACCTGCACGTGCGCGGCTACAAGGAGGTGGGGACGACCACCACGCCCTTCGACATGGTGGTCCGCAACGACCTGGACCGCTACCGACTGGTCATGGACGTCGTCGACCGCGTGCCGGGCCTCGCGGTACGCGCCGCGAACCTGCGCCAGGAGATGGCGGACACCCGGCTGCGCCACCACGACTGGATCCGTGCGCACGGAACCGACCTGCCGGAGGTCGCCGAATGGTCCTGGCACGGCTGA
- a CDS encoding SpoIIE family protein phosphatase, with translation MVAAAGAPDGERSGPAPGKAVVEMLSALGTGAYVVDASGSIMAVNAAAERLLGRSSAELVKGDAHDLLHRNSEGEPIPRVRCRMRPAFMAGSPAQADLEWFERGDGSLLSVSWSLTPFDAGGDDSLVLVLFHPRGEFPLPSEQPAPEGGLLQELEKLALLAEMTTQLTSTLSADEALQRLVGLVLPRLADWAVIDLISERDEVWRSKVVHMDNGSLVSRRDLEGPMAPVPAESPMPLSRALRGVASTIAEPQTYEGSPDTGIAVEQRRLFEATGMHSAAIAPIRGLRDVLGALTLGRSARPEKFTAADLTLLEDITRRAGLALDNARLYQRQRKVAETMQRYLLPQLPRVAGLEMTSRYLPAPDASHVGGDWYDAFTLSDDATALAIGDVSGHDLDAAAGMSQLRNVLRSYAWSQKEPPSRIVERVDRAVLRITDVPMATLVFATLAPDDEGRWTLRWTNAGHPPPLLVTHEGVARYLTEGGGILLGTGTDRPRSDASEVLPPGSTLVLYTDGLIESPSHPIDEGLERLRRHAAALAHRPVEAFTDELLSRARPDDNDDDVALLALRIGALARP, from the coding sequence ATGGTGGCTGCAGCGGGAGCCCCGGACGGCGAGCGGTCCGGGCCCGCCCCCGGCAAGGCGGTCGTCGAGATGCTGTCGGCCCTCGGTACGGGCGCCTACGTCGTGGACGCGAGCGGCAGCATCATGGCCGTCAACGCTGCCGCCGAGCGGTTGCTGGGCCGCTCCTCCGCGGAACTCGTCAAGGGGGACGCGCACGACCTGCTGCACCGCAACTCCGAGGGAGAGCCGATTCCCCGGGTGCGGTGCCGCATGCGCCCGGCCTTCATGGCGGGCAGTCCGGCGCAGGCCGACCTGGAGTGGTTCGAGCGGGGAGACGGCTCCCTGCTCTCCGTCTCCTGGTCGCTCACCCCCTTCGACGCCGGCGGCGACGACAGCCTCGTACTCGTTCTCTTCCACCCCCGCGGGGAGTTCCCGCTGCCCTCCGAGCAGCCGGCACCGGAAGGCGGCCTGCTGCAGGAGCTCGAGAAGCTCGCGCTCCTGGCGGAGATGACCACGCAGCTGACCTCCACCCTGTCCGCCGACGAGGCGCTCCAGCGCCTCGTCGGCCTCGTGCTGCCGCGCCTGGCGGACTGGGCGGTGATCGACCTGATCAGCGAACGCGACGAGGTGTGGCGCAGCAAAGTGGTGCACATGGACAACGGCAGCCTGGTCTCCCGCCGCGACCTCGAGGGCCCGATGGCGCCCGTGCCGGCGGAGTCGCCGATGCCGTTGTCGCGGGCCCTCCGGGGCGTGGCCTCGACCATCGCCGAGCCGCAGACGTACGAGGGGTCACCCGACACGGGCATCGCGGTCGAACAGCGGCGGCTCTTCGAGGCCACCGGGATGCACTCGGCGGCCATCGCGCCGATCCGGGGGCTGCGCGACGTGCTCGGCGCCCTGACCCTGGGCCGGTCCGCGCGCCCCGAGAAGTTCACCGCCGCCGATCTCACCCTGCTGGAGGACATCACCCGGCGTGCGGGGCTGGCCCTGGACAACGCCCGTCTCTACCAGCGGCAGCGCAAGGTCGCCGAAACCATGCAGCGCTACCTGCTGCCGCAACTGCCGCGCGTGGCGGGGCTGGAGATGACGTCCCGCTACCTGCCCGCGCCGGACGCCTCCCATGTCGGCGGTGACTGGTACGACGCGTTCACCCTGTCCGACGACGCCACCGCCCTCGCCATCGGCGACGTCTCCGGTCACGACCTCGACGCCGCGGCGGGCATGTCCCAGCTGCGCAACGTGCTCCGCTCCTACGCCTGGTCCCAGAAGGAACCCCCCAGCCGTATCGTCGAACGCGTCGACCGGGCGGTGCTGCGCATCACCGACGTGCCCATGGCCACGCTGGTGTTCGCCACCCTGGCCCCGGACGACGAGGGGCGGTGGACGCTGCGGTGGACCAACGCGGGTCATCCGCCGCCGCTGCTCGTGACGCACGAGGGCGTGGCCCGCTACCTCACGGAGGGCGGCGGCATACTCCTGGGAACCGGCACGGACCGGCCGCGCTCGGACGCGTCGGAGGTGCTGCCGCCGGGTTCCACCCTGGTGCTCTACACGGACGGGCTCATCGAGTCGCCCAGTCATCCCATCGACGAGGGTCTGGAACGGCTGCGCCGGCACGCCGCGGCCCTTGCCCACCGCCCGGTGGAGGCCTTCACCGACGAACTGCTCAGCAGGGCGCGGCCGGACGACAACGACGACGACGTCGCCCTCCTGGCACTGCGGATCGGCGCCCTCGCCCGCCCCTGA
- a CDS encoding SpoIIE family protein phosphatase: MERAHDAAQRPATAAGADVFAADAEIGRDLARVDWTATPVGPPERWPQSLQTAVSILLSSRFSMWMAWGPELTFFCNAAYRRDTLGGKYPWALGRPAREVWAEIWQDIGPRIDTVTTTGEATWDEGLLLFVERSGYVEESYHTFSYSPLRDDSGAVVGMLCVVSEETERVIGERRMATLRDLGSDPSAVRTEQEVLVFADQQLRRNPKDLPFTLTYLLDSDGSARLAGATGLPGGHPARPGTLPADGSGVWPVAAPAQGESVLVPLDAAPFTDLPAGAWPEPPTHALTLPLLRQGGTPYGFLVAGLNRYRVLDGAHRGFLELTAGYLAAGIASARSYEAQQRRAEELAELDRAKTTFFSHISHELRTPLTLIMGPVAELRTQLAGADARVTDELDVIHRNGLRLGKLVNSLLDFSRIEAGRMQARYEPVDLSRTTADLASVFRSAVEKAGLDFRVDCPPLPEPVYVDRGMWEKVILNLLSNALKFTFDGSIRVTVRAGDTHAVVTVADTGVGVPRQEMPRLFERFHRVENARSRSHEGSGIGLALVKELIALHGGTITADSTEGEGTRFDVRLPFGAAHLPQDALVPAEHVRAVSADPYVQEALRWLPDEAAAGTRPAVAVAGAPDAAGRAAPPGRLLVADDNADMREYLARILEGAGYRVDTVPDGMAALRAVRTDVPDLVISDVMMPGLDGLGLVAALRTDPRTVSVPVVLLSARAGPEASVEGLQAGADDYLVKPFAAAELLARVRANVELARLRTRQSRWRTALVDSLQEAFFVCDEEGAVVEVNAAFTDILGYPPEGLPYRPVHPWWPDAGLDPEAHRQVSEAFTELLGDYKGFRTIPVTHRDGHRLWVTVTCHPAQDPDTGRRVTVGTFRDVTAEHHAVQRKSAQAALGMRLTQATSLAETLEGALAELAHLWHAESVLAVVSGPDQEPSVTGTGAGPRWEDLPPGRRDQFTAWLDEPVLTPLDGPAGAGITVNHPEGPMVVWIDFGDRRPFTGEDQLLLSLLAGQLAQGLARAHQIDQQRETALALQRAILGPAELPGGFAVRYEPATRPLEVGGDWYDTIPLPDGRIGIVVGDCVGRGLKAAAVMGQLRSACRALLLQDPRPARILTALDHFAASVPGARCTTVFCGVLTPGTGRLAYSSAGHPPGILAHTDGTVRLLDEGRSVPLAVRPGDSRPEATCTVPARATLLLYTDGLVERRRRPLTDGIDRAGEAVQAGRDTAVGELAARIMVRLAPAGGFDDDVALLLYRHPGPLEMAFPADSSQLAPVRKALRGWLEQCELPPRTAQNILVAAGEACANAIEHGHRDSPGDPVRLRAEARADGLRLTVADSGRWKAPQPEKNTHRGRGVALMRALMQQVTITSGAAGTTVDMHTRIA; the protein is encoded by the coding sequence GTGGAGCGCGCGCACGACGCCGCGCAACGGCCCGCGACAGCGGCCGGGGCCGATGTGTTCGCCGCCGACGCGGAGATCGGCCGGGATCTCGCCCGTGTGGACTGGACGGCGACTCCGGTGGGCCCTCCGGAGCGGTGGCCGCAGAGCCTGCAGACCGCGGTGAGCATCCTGCTGTCGTCCCGGTTCTCCATGTGGATGGCGTGGGGCCCCGAGCTGACGTTCTTCTGCAATGCCGCGTACCGGCGCGACACGCTGGGCGGCAAGTACCCATGGGCGCTGGGACGGCCGGCGCGCGAGGTCTGGGCGGAGATCTGGCAGGACATCGGCCCGCGGATCGACACCGTGACGACCACGGGAGAGGCCACGTGGGACGAGGGGCTGCTGCTGTTCGTGGAACGCTCCGGCTACGTGGAGGAGAGCTACCACACCTTCAGCTACAGCCCGCTGCGCGACGACTCCGGCGCGGTGGTCGGCATGTTGTGCGTGGTCAGCGAGGAGACCGAGCGCGTCATCGGCGAACGCCGGATGGCGACCCTGCGCGACCTGGGCTCCGACCCCAGCGCGGTCCGCACCGAGCAGGAGGTGCTGGTCTTCGCCGACCAGCAGCTGCGCCGGAACCCCAAGGACCTGCCCTTCACCCTGACCTATCTGCTCGATTCCGACGGCTCCGCGCGCCTGGCGGGCGCCACCGGACTGCCCGGTGGGCACCCGGCCCGCCCCGGCACGCTGCCGGCCGACGGTTCCGGAGTGTGGCCGGTGGCGGCACCGGCACAGGGCGAGTCCGTGCTGGTACCGCTCGACGCCGCCCCGTTCACGGACCTGCCGGCCGGGGCCTGGCCGGAACCGCCCACGCACGCGCTGACGCTGCCCCTGCTGCGGCAGGGCGGCACCCCCTACGGATTCCTGGTGGCGGGCCTGAACCGGTACCGGGTCCTGGACGGCGCCCACCGCGGCTTCCTCGAGCTCACCGCGGGGTACCTGGCGGCGGGCATCGCCAGTGCCCGCAGCTACGAGGCGCAGCAGCGGCGGGCCGAGGAACTGGCCGAGCTGGACCGCGCCAAGACCACCTTCTTCTCCCACATCAGCCACGAACTGCGCACTCCCCTCACCCTGATCATGGGGCCGGTGGCGGAACTGCGTACCCAGCTGGCGGGGGCCGATGCCCGCGTAACGGACGAACTGGACGTCATCCACCGTAATGGTCTGAGACTGGGCAAGCTGGTCAACTCCCTGCTCGACTTCTCCCGCATCGAGGCCGGCCGGATGCAGGCGCGCTACGAGCCGGTCGACCTGTCCCGGACCACGGCCGACCTGGCCAGTGTCTTCCGGTCCGCCGTCGAGAAGGCGGGGCTGGACTTCCGCGTCGACTGCCCCCCGCTCCCGGAACCGGTGTACGTCGACCGCGGGATGTGGGAGAAGGTGATCCTCAACCTGCTGAGCAACGCGCTGAAGTTCACTTTCGACGGCTCGATCCGGGTGACCGTGCGCGCCGGGGACACGCACGCCGTGGTGACCGTCGCCGACACCGGCGTCGGAGTGCCGCGGCAGGAGATGCCACGGCTGTTCGAACGGTTCCACCGCGTCGAGAACGCCCGCTCCCGCTCCCACGAGGGCAGCGGCATCGGACTGGCACTGGTCAAGGAGCTGATCGCGCTGCACGGCGGCACGATCACCGCCGACAGCACCGAGGGCGAGGGCACCCGCTTCGACGTCCGCCTGCCGTTCGGCGCGGCCCACCTGCCCCAGGACGCCCTCGTGCCCGCCGAGCACGTCCGTGCGGTGTCCGCCGACCCCTACGTCCAGGAGGCACTGCGGTGGCTGCCGGACGAGGCCGCCGCCGGGACACGGCCCGCGGTCGCGGTCGCCGGCGCGCCGGACGCCGCCGGCCGCGCCGCCCCGCCCGGACGCCTGCTGGTCGCCGACGACAACGCGGACATGCGCGAGTACCTCGCCCGCATCCTCGAGGGAGCCGGCTACCGGGTGGACACCGTCCCGGACGGCATGGCCGCCCTGCGGGCGGTCCGCACCGACGTCCCCGACCTGGTCATCAGCGACGTGATGATGCCCGGCCTCGACGGACTCGGCCTCGTGGCGGCGTTGCGCACCGATCCGCGGACCGTGTCGGTGCCGGTGGTGCTGCTGTCCGCCCGGGCCGGGCCCGAGGCGTCGGTCGAGGGCCTCCAGGCCGGCGCCGACGACTACCTGGTCAAGCCGTTCGCCGCGGCCGAACTGCTCGCGCGGGTGAGGGCCAACGTGGAACTGGCGCGTCTGCGCACCCGGCAGTCGCGCTGGCGCACGGCCCTGGTAGACTCCCTGCAGGAGGCATTCTTCGTCTGCGACGAGGAGGGCGCCGTGGTGGAGGTCAACGCGGCCTTCACCGACATACTCGGCTACCCGCCCGAAGGCCTGCCCTACCGGCCGGTCCATCCCTGGTGGCCCGACGCCGGCCTCGACCCCGAGGCCCACCGCCAGGTCAGTGAGGCGTTCACCGAGCTGCTCGGCGACTACAAGGGCTTCCGCACCATCCCGGTCACCCACCGCGACGGGCACCGGCTGTGGGTGACCGTCACCTGCCACCCGGCGCAGGACCCGGACACCGGGCGCCGCGTGACGGTCGGCACCTTCCGCGACGTCACCGCGGAGCACCACGCCGTCCAGCGCAAGAGCGCCCAGGCCGCCCTGGGCATGCGGCTCACCCAGGCGACCAGCCTCGCGGAGACCCTCGAGGGCGCCCTGGCGGAACTGGCGCACCTCTGGCACGCCGAGAGCGTGCTCGCCGTCGTCTCGGGACCCGACCAGGAACCGTCCGTGACGGGCACGGGGGCCGGGCCGCGCTGGGAGGATCTGCCTCCCGGACGCCGCGACCAGTTCACGGCCTGGCTCGACGAGCCCGTCCTGACGCCCCTGGACGGTCCCGCCGGGGCCGGTATCACCGTCAACCATCCCGAGGGCCCCATGGTGGTGTGGATCGACTTCGGGGACCGGCGTCCCTTCACAGGGGAGGACCAGCTGCTGCTGTCCCTCCTGGCCGGCCAGCTCGCCCAGGGCCTGGCCCGCGCCCACCAGATCGACCAGCAGCGCGAGACGGCCCTCGCCCTGCAGCGCGCCATCCTCGGCCCGGCCGAGCTGCCAGGGGGCTTCGCCGTACGTTATGAACCGGCCACCCGGCCCCTGGAGGTCGGAGGCGACTGGTACGACACCATCCCCCTGCCCGACGGCCGCATCGGGATCGTCGTCGGCGACTGCGTCGGACGCGGCCTGAAGGCCGCCGCCGTCATGGGGCAGCTGCGCAGCGCCTGCCGCGCACTCCTGCTCCAGGACCCCCGGCCCGCCCGGATCCTGACGGCCCTGGACCACTTCGCCGCGAGCGTCCCCGGCGCGCGGTGCACGACGGTCTTCTGCGGAGTCCTCACCCCCGGCACGGGCCGGCTGGCCTACTCCAGCGCCGGGCATCCGCCGGGCATCCTCGCCCACACCGACGGCACCGTCCGTCTCCTCGACGAGGGACGGTCCGTACCGCTGGCCGTGCGCCCCGGCGACAGCCGTCCCGAGGCGACGTGCACCGTGCCCGCCCGCGCCACCCTCCTGCTGTACACCGACGGTCTCGTGGAACGCAGACGCCGCCCCCTGACGGACGGCATCGACCGGGCCGGCGAGGCCGTCCAGGCCGGCCGCGACACCGCCGTCGGTGAACTGGCCGCCCGGATCATGGTGCGGCTGGCGCCGGCCGGCGGCTTCGACGACGACGTGGCGCTGCTGCTCTACCGGCACCCGGGGCCGCTGGAGATGGCCTTCCCCGCTGATTCGTCGCAGCTCGCGCCGGTCCGCAAGGCCCTGCGCGGCTGGCTCGAACAGTGCGAGCTCCCCCCGCGTACGGCGCAGAACATCCTGGTGGCGGCCGGGGAAGCCTGCGCCAACGCCATCGAGCACGGACACCGGGACTCGCCCGGCGACCCGGTCCGGCTCCGTGCCGAGGCGCGCGCCGACGGCCTGCGGCTGACCGTCGCCGACTCCGGGCGGTGGAAGGCGCCGCAACCCGAGAAGAACACCCACCGAGGACGTGGCGTGGCGCTGATGCGCGCTCTGATGCAGCAGGTCACCATCACGTCCGGCGCAGCCGGCACCACTGTCGACATGCACACGAGGATCGCCTGA
- a CDS encoding Dps family protein, which translates to MPSQPQGPSYTVPGMRPQDSQRIIALLQMRLHSLNDLHLTLKHIHWNVVGPHFIAVHEMIDPQVDQVRAMTDDVAERISTLGGEPNGTPGALVRERTWNDYSIGRAEAIEHLGALDLVYTSVIEDHREVMRETEELDPVTQDMLIEQLRGLELFQWFVRAHLESSGGRLSTRGATTETGAAGQAAEQARKQP; encoded by the coding sequence GTGCCGTCACAGCCTCAGGGCCCCTCGTACACCGTGCCGGGCATGAGACCTCAGGACAGCCAGCGGATCATCGCGCTGCTGCAGATGCGTCTGCACAGCCTCAACGACCTCCACCTGACGCTCAAGCACATCCACTGGAACGTCGTCGGACCGCACTTCATCGCCGTGCACGAGATGATCGACCCGCAGGTCGACCAGGTCCGCGCCATGACCGACGACGTCGCCGAGCGGATCTCCACCCTCGGCGGCGAACCCAACGGCACCCCCGGCGCCCTGGTGCGCGAGCGGACGTGGAACGACTACTCGATCGGCCGCGCGGAGGCGATCGAGCACCTGGGAGCCCTCGACCTGGTGTACACGTCCGTCATCGAGGACCACCGCGAGGTGATGCGGGAGACCGAGGAGCTCGACCCGGTCACGCAGGACATGCTGATCGAACAGCTGCGCGGCCTCGAACTCTTCCAGTGGTTCGTCCGCGCCCACCTGGAGTCGAGCGGCGGCCGGCTCAGCACGCGCGGCGCCACCACGGAGACGGGCGCCGCCGGCCAGGCCGCCGAGCAGGCCCGCAAGCAGCCCTGA
- a CDS encoding STAS domain-containing protein: MTTHLTLTPGRRPDGRALLTVAGEIDMSNTDTLDTAIAATEGPLVIDLTAVEYLDSAGLSVLFRHADRVELVATPLLAPVLEISGLAGLTTVHGLDGT; this comes from the coding sequence ATGACCACGCATCTCACCCTCACCCCCGGCCGGCGGCCCGACGGCCGGGCCCTGCTGACGGTCGCCGGCGAGATCGACATGAGCAACACCGACACCCTGGACACGGCCATCGCGGCCACCGAGGGACCGCTCGTCATCGACCTCACCGCCGTCGAGTACCTCGACAGCGCCGGCCTGAGCGTGCTCTTCCGCCACGCCGACCGCGTGGAGCTAGTCGCCACGCCGCTGCTGGCGCCGGTGCTGGAGATCTCCGGGCTCGCCGGCCTGACCACCGTGCACGGTCTCGACGGCACCTGA
- a CDS encoding hemerythrin domain-containing protein yields the protein MSSVDVVELILQDHRRMEDLFRAMRNVEADRSAALAELAGLLTAHSLAEEDEVYPALRRYKNVDGDDVDHGVHEHREANEALLALLEAGDTASQEWQEKLEDLVTAVNHHVDEEERTLLNDARENVADDRRAAWGRAFREARARHLENDCGSVENVRKLVADTKD from the coding sequence GTGTCGTCCGTCGATGTCGTCGAACTCATCCTGCAGGACCACCGCCGCATGGAAGACCTCTTCCGCGCCATGCGCAACGTCGAAGCCGACCGCTCCGCCGCGCTGGCGGAGCTGGCCGGCCTGCTGACGGCGCACTCCCTGGCCGAGGAGGACGAGGTCTACCCGGCCCTGCGGCGGTACAAGAACGTCGACGGCGACGACGTCGACCACGGCGTCCACGAGCACCGGGAGGCCAATGAGGCGCTGCTCGCCCTGCTCGAGGCCGGCGACACCGCGTCGCAGGAATGGCAGGAGAAGCTGGAGGACCTGGTCACGGCGGTCAACCACCACGTGGACGAGGAGGAACGGACGCTGCTGAACGACGCCCGGGAGAACGTGGCCGACGATCGTCGGGCCGCCTGGGGCAGGGCGTTCCGGGAGGCGCGCGCCCGGCACCTGGAGAACGACTGCGGTAGCGTGGAGAACGTCCGCAAGCTGGTGGCGGACACCAAGGACTGA